From Candidatus Manganitrophus morganii, the proteins below share one genomic window:
- a CDS encoding efflux RND transporter periplasmic adaptor subunit → MLVAVAVGFAWTAFSRMQDGADPKAARRDTPPAPVEVAPIEQGPIVLRRTFSGTLEALAEFVVAPKVSGRVEGLAVDLADTVRRGQVVAELDDDEHLQAVAQARADLAVAKANLAEAESGLDIALRELQRIETLLERGVASESQRDTAKINQLAKQAQLDVAEAQLTRAESSLETANIRLRYTKITADWSGGDDRRVVAERYVDEGQTVSANAPLLLIVELDPLTGVIFVTEKDYARLRVGQTASLMTDAYPGEPFEGRIARIAPVFREATRQARVEMKIENAKRRLKPGMFIRATIVLDRVPETTIVPEQALTTRGDRTGVFVVNEADRTVAWREVTVGIREGGRVQVEGEGLSGRVVTLGQQLVDDGSRVTIPAEQGEAASLPKTAERG, encoded by the coding sequence TGCTGGTTGCTGTGGCGGTCGGCTTTGCCTGGACCGCCTTCAGCCGGATGCAGGACGGCGCCGATCCGAAAGCCGCGAGGCGGGATACCCCGCCGGCGCCGGTGGAGGTCGCCCCGATCGAGCAGGGGCCGATCGTGCTGCGGCGGACCTTCAGCGGCACGCTGGAGGCGCTGGCGGAGTTCGTTGTCGCGCCGAAAGTGAGCGGCCGCGTCGAGGGCCTGGCGGTCGACCTCGCCGACACCGTCCGGCGCGGGCAGGTGGTCGCGGAGCTCGACGACGACGAGCACTTGCAGGCGGTCGCCCAGGCGCGGGCCGATCTGGCGGTGGCGAAGGCCAACCTCGCCGAAGCCGAAAGCGGGCTCGACATCGCGCTTCGGGAACTACAACGGATCGAAACGCTGCTTGAGCGGGGCGTGGCGTCCGAGTCCCAGCGCGATACGGCCAAGATCAACCAGCTGGCGAAGCAGGCCCAGCTCGATGTCGCCGAGGCGCAGTTGACCCGGGCCGAGTCGTCGTTGGAAACGGCGAATATCCGGCTGCGGTACACGAAGATCACCGCCGATTGGAGCGGCGGCGACGACCGGCGGGTCGTGGCGGAGCGCTACGTCGACGAAGGACAGACCGTCTCGGCCAACGCGCCGCTGCTCTTGATCGTGGAGCTCGATCCCCTCACCGGGGTGATTTTCGTGACGGAGAAAGACTACGCCCGTCTTCGGGTCGGCCAGACCGCTTCACTGATGACCGACGCCTATCCCGGCGAGCCGTTCGAGGGACGGATCGCCCGGATCGCCCCGGTCTTCCGGGAAGCGACCCGACAGGCGCGGGTCGAAATGAAAATCGAGAATGCGAAACGCCGTCTCAAACCCGGGATGTTCATCCGGGCGACGATCGTGCTCGACCGGGTTCCGGAGACGACGATCGTTCCGGAGCAGGCGCTGACCACCCGCGGCGACCGGACCGGGGTTTTCGTCGTCAATGAGGCCGACCGGACGGTCGCCTGGCGCGAGGTGACCGTCGGCATCCGGGAAGGAGGCCGCGTGCAGGTGGAGGGGGAAGGATTGTCGGGCCGGGTCGTCACGCTCGGTCAGCAATTGGTGGACGACGGTTCCCGAGTGACGATTCCCGCCGAGCAGGGCGAAGCGGCTTCCCTCCCGAAGACGGCGGAGCGCGGATGA